The following coding sequences lie in one Phorcysia thermohydrogeniphila genomic window:
- the leuD gene encoding 3-isopropylmalate dehydratase small subunit has protein sequence MSEVFRGRAFKFGDDINTDEIIPARYLNTSDPAELAKHVMEDADPEFPKKVQKGDIIVAGKNFGCGSSREHAPIAIKAAGVSAVIAKSFARIFYRNAINIGLPIFESPEAVEGIEEGDIVEINPETGVIKNVTKGVEFKANPIPEDIRKIIEAGGLMEYAKKKLGLK, from the coding sequence ATGTCAGAAGTTTTTAGGGGAAGGGCTTTTAAGTTTGGAGACGACATTAATACCGATGAGATTATTCCAGCAAGGTATCTAAACACTTCTGATCCTGCAGAGCTCGCAAAGCACGTTATGGAAGACGCCGACCCTGAGTTTCCAAAGAAGGTTCAAAAAGGGGACATCATAGTTGCCGGTAAGAACTTCGGGTGCGGTTCTTCAAGGGAACACGCTCCAATTGCCATTAAGGCAGCAGGAGTATCTGCAGTTATTGCCAAGTCCTTTGCAAGGATTTTCTACAGGAACGCTATAAACATTGGCCTTCCGATATTTGAGTCACCTGAGGCTGTTGAGGGGATTGAAGAGGGAGATATCGTTGAGATAAATCCAGAAACAGGAGTAATCAAGAACGTTACAAAGGGAGTGGAGTTCAAGGCTAACCCTATTCCTGAGGACATCAGGAAGATTATAGAGGCCGGTGGTCTTATGGAATACGCCAAGAAGAAACTGGGACTTAAGTAA
- the leuB gene encoding 3-isopropylmalate dehydrogenase has protein sequence MKEFKIAVLPGDGIGPEIVKQAVKVMDAVSEKFDIKLKYEYGLIGGAAIDECGVPFPEETKELILSSDAVLLGAVGGPKWDNLPFEIRPERALLGMRKLLNAFANLRPAKLYDELIDASTLKPEVIKGVDIMVIRELTSGIYFGIPKGIFVDGEERVGINTMRYYEHEVERIARVAFEVARKRRKKVTSVDKANVLEATVLWREVVEKVHEDYQDVELNHMYVDNAAMQIIRWPKQFDVIVTTNMFGDILSDACAMLTGSLGMLPSASIGGKIGLYEPIHGSAPDIAGQNIANPIATINSVGMMFTYSFDMPEVEEAIDTAVRRVLAKGYRTRDIYSEGKKLVSTEEMGDLIAEEIKNL, from the coding sequence TTGAAAGAGTTCAAGATAGCAGTCCTGCCGGGCGATGGAATTGGCCCAGAGATAGTGAAACAGGCCGTAAAGGTAATGGACGCAGTTTCTGAGAAGTTTGACATAAAGCTTAAGTACGAGTACGGCCTCATAGGCGGTGCTGCAATTGATGAGTGTGGGGTTCCATTCCCTGAGGAAACAAAGGAGCTCATTCTCTCCTCCGATGCAGTCCTCCTTGGAGCTGTCGGAGGTCCTAAGTGGGATAACCTTCCCTTTGAGATAAGGCCAGAGAGAGCCCTCCTTGGAATGAGAAAGCTCCTTAACGCCTTTGCAAACCTCCGTCCTGCAAAGCTCTACGATGAGCTGATTGACGCCTCTACGTTAAAGCCTGAGGTTATAAAAGGCGTTGACATAATGGTTATAAGGGAGCTAACGAGCGGTATCTACTTTGGAATACCTAAAGGGATTTTTGTTGACGGAGAAGAGCGCGTCGGTATAAACACGATGCGCTACTACGAACACGAGGTTGAGAGGATTGCAAGGGTAGCCTTTGAGGTTGCAAGGAAGAGGAGGAAGAAGGTAACAAGCGTTGATAAGGCAAACGTCCTTGAGGCAACAGTCCTCTGGAGGGAGGTGGTTGAGAAAGTTCACGAGGACTACCAAGACGTTGAGCTCAACCACATGTACGTTGATAACGCTGCAATGCAGATAATCCGCTGGCCAAAGCAGTTTGACGTAATCGTTACGACGAACATGTTCGGTGACATACTTTCTGATGCCTGTGCTATGCTTACAGGCTCTCTCGGAATGCTTCCCTCCGCAAGCATAGGCGGCAAGATTGGACTCTACGAGCCAATTCACGGTTCTGCTCCTGATATTGCTGGTCAAAACATTGCGAACCCGATTGCAACTATAAACTCCGTCGGAATGATGTTTACTTATTCCTTTGACATGCCGGAGGTAGAAGAAGCGATAGATACGGCTGTAAGAAGAGTTCTTGCAAAAGGTTACAGGACTCGCGACATCTACTCTGAGGGTAAGAAGCTCGTTTCCACAGAAGAAATGGGAGACCTGATAGCAGAAGAGATTAAAAATCTCTAA
- a CDS encoding aspartate-semialdehyde dehydrogenase: protein MKGYRVAVVGATGAVGQEMLKILEERNFPVSDIRLLASKRSAGKKLRFKGEEVTVEELRPESFEGIDIALFSAGGDRSKQFAPEAVKRGAVVIDNSSAFRMEPDVPLVVPEVNPEDVDWHNGIIANPNCSTIQMVVVLKPLYDISRIKRIVVATYQAVSGAGAQAIEELKEQTRAVLEGKPVPPPVKIPKQIAFNCVPHIDKFFPNGYTREEIKMINETKKIMHDDEIKVSPTCVRVPVFIGHSEAVNIEFEGPVSVEEAREALEKAPGVRVVDDFENFVYPMPIDVAGKDDVLVGRIRKDDTIENGLNLWIVGDNLRKGAALNAVQIAELLIQRGLI from the coding sequence ATGAAAGGTTATAGAGTTGCCGTTGTTGGGGCTACAGGTGCTGTGGGTCAGGAAATGCTCAAAATCCTTGAGGAGAGGAACTTTCCGGTATCAGATATTAGGCTCTTAGCTTCAAAAAGGTCTGCCGGTAAAAAGCTTCGCTTTAAAGGGGAAGAGGTAACGGTTGAGGAGCTAAGACCAGAGTCCTTTGAAGGGATTGATATAGCTCTCTTTTCTGCCGGAGGTGATAGGAGTAAACAGTTTGCTCCGGAGGCCGTTAAGAGGGGAGCTGTCGTAATTGACAACAGCTCTGCCTTTAGGATGGAGCCGGACGTTCCCTTAGTTGTTCCTGAGGTAAACCCTGAGGACGTTGATTGGCACAATGGGATAATTGCGAACCCTAACTGTTCCACAATTCAGATGGTTGTTGTCTTAAAACCACTTTACGACATTTCAAGGATAAAGAGGATTGTTGTTGCTACCTATCAGGCTGTATCTGGGGCTGGAGCTCAAGCCATAGAGGAGCTAAAGGAGCAGACGAGGGCAGTTCTTGAAGGAAAACCTGTTCCCCCACCTGTCAAAATCCCTAAGCAGATTGCCTTTAACTGCGTTCCTCATATAGACAAGTTCTTCCCTAACGGCTACACGAGGGAAGAGATAAAGATGATAAACGAGACTAAGAAGATAATGCACGACGACGAGATTAAAGTTTCTCCAACCTGTGTGAGGGTTCCTGTTTTCATCGGACACTCTGAAGCTGTGAACATTGAATTTGAGGGACCTGTTTCTGTTGAGGAAGCGAGAGAAGCACTGGAAAAAGCCCCGGGCGTTAGGGTAGTTGACGACTTTGAGAACTTTGTTTACCCAATGCCGATAGACGTTGCTGGAAAGGACGACGTACTTGTTGGAAGAATTAGGAAAGATGATACAATAGAGAATGGTTTGAACCTGTGGATTGTTGGCGATAACCTGAGGAAGGGAGCGGCACTAAACGCCGTTCAGATTGCGGAGCTCCTTATCCAGCGTGGATTGATTTAA
- a CDS encoding roadblock/LC7 domain-containing protein has translation MEKKLKALAESLPEVESVAVVDEEGFIVYKYDKPGLTLDAEEVDVHIVNPVTRLVEVIQDVSGEKDSLEEMVLFTTNHVMLVYKLVNDTYLVVLARRTPLYGKIRFKVRARLWEIKSTL, from the coding sequence ATGGAAAAAAAGCTAAAGGCGTTGGCTGAATCCCTCCCAGAAGTAGAATCTGTAGCTGTAGTGGATGAGGAGGGGTTCATAGTTTACAAGTACGATAAGCCGGGGCTAACGCTTGATGCTGAAGAGGTTGATGTTCATATCGTCAACCCAGTAACAAGACTTGTAGAGGTGATTCAGGACGTTTCTGGAGAGAAGGATTCCCTTGAAGAGATGGTCCTTTTTACAACTAACCACGTTATGCTTGTTTACAAGCTCGTAAACGATACCTACTTGGTAGTTTTGGCAAGGAGGACTCCCCTTTACGGGAAAATCCGTTTTAAGGTAAGGGCGAGGCTCTGGGAAATCAAATCTACTCTGTAA
- a CDS encoding metal-dependent hydrolase, whose product MAKLWYLGHATFYLEGKGVKALIDPFLTGNPWKIAKPEDFKELDYIFVTHGHGDHLGDAVEIAKNTGATIVSIFEVCQYCQSKGAPNVHPMHIGGSYNFPFGRVKLAPAAHGSSVIEDDRVITLGSPCGVIIEVEGRRVYHAGDTGLIADMELIGKYEDITVALLPIGGNFTMDIKDAAIAAEMVKAEIVVPMHFKTWPIIDAEPEEFKALAEARGVNVEVLNPGDELEF is encoded by the coding sequence ATGGCAAAACTCTGGTACCTTGGGCATGCTACGTTCTACCTTGAAGGAAAGGGAGTTAAGGCACTTATAGATCCCTTTTTAACAGGTAACCCTTGGAAAATTGCAAAGCCTGAGGACTTTAAAGAGCTTGACTATATCTTTGTTACCCACGGCCACGGTGACCACTTAGGGGATGCCGTTGAGATTGCAAAGAATACAGGAGCTACAATTGTCAGCATTTTTGAGGTTTGCCAGTACTGTCAGTCCAAGGGAGCTCCAAACGTTCACCCGATGCACATTGGTGGTTCTTACAACTTCCCCTTTGGAAGGGTAAAGCTCGCTCCGGCAGCCCACGGGAGCTCCGTAATTGAGGACGACCGCGTTATTACTCTCGGTTCCCCGTGTGGAGTAATTATTGAAGTTGAGGGTCGCAGGGTTTACCATGCAGGAGACACGGGACTCATAGCAGATATGGAGCTTATCGGAAAGTATGAGGACATAACCGTTGCCCTCCTTCCGATAGGTGGAAACTTTACAATGGACATTAAGGACGCTGCAATAGCTGCTGAGATGGTGAAGGCTGAAATCGTTGTTCCAATGCACTTTAAGACATGGCCTATCATTGACGCTGAGCCTGAAGAGTTTAAGGCCCTTGCTGAGGCAAGAGGAGTTAACGTAGAAGTTCTCAATCCGGGAGATGAACTGGAATTCTAA
- a CDS encoding patatin-like phospholipase family protein, with translation MKVGVTLSGGFVKGVAHAGFLKALEFKGISPSFVAGTSTGALIGVLYCAGYSPDEIKEIALSLSWKNIVRPSLKGGLFSLAGLRKKLLDLIGDLSFSELKIPLGLTVVNLKTLKVEFVTEGKVVDYVVASCSIPPLFSPYRVGSDYYIDGGIRNSMPAEMVKAYGCKINICSNVNVARREFNHESLVDVTVRAILASVLENQERRCGYCDIFVDHDIEGSMFDFARVADFFEQGFKNGLSALESSGVLP, from the coding sequence ATGAAAGTTGGGGTTACTCTTTCGGGCGGCTTCGTTAAAGGGGTCGCCCATGCCGGTTTTTTAAAAGCCCTTGAGTTTAAGGGAATTTCTCCGTCGTTTGTTGCTGGGACAAGTACGGGAGCTTTGATAGGCGTCCTTTACTGTGCAGGTTACTCCCCTGACGAAATAAAAGAAATTGCCCTATCCCTCTCTTGGAAAAACATTGTAAGGCCCTCCTTAAAAGGGGGGCTTTTTAGTTTAGCTGGGTTAAGAAAAAAACTTCTTGACCTTATAGGAGATTTAAGCTTTAGTGAGCTTAAAATTCCTTTAGGTCTTACGGTGGTAAACCTTAAAACGCTGAAAGTTGAGTTTGTAACGGAAGGGAAAGTCGTTGATTACGTGGTTGCATCTTGCTCAATACCTCCTTTGTTTTCCCCTTATAGAGTAGGGAGTGATTACTATATTGACGGTGGTATTAGAAACTCTATGCCGGCGGAGATGGTAAAGGCCTACGGTTGTAAAATTAACATCTGCTCCAATGTAAATGTTGCTCGGCGAGAGTTTAACCATGAGTCCTTAGTTGATGTTACGGTAAGGGCAATTCTTGCCAGTGTTCTGGAGAATCAGGAGAGACGTTGCGGTTACTGCGATATTTTTGTTGACCACGACATTGAAGGTTCAATGTTTGACTTTGCGAGGGTAGCAGACTTTTTTGAGCAGGGCTTTAAAAATGGTCTTTCAGCCCTTGAAAGTTCGGGGGTCTTACCGTGA
- a CDS encoding acylphosphatase yields MKGLHAFVSGRVQGVGYRAFTRNKAKLLGLKGFVRNLPDGRVEVYAEGEEGALEELLNYLRKGPILARVDSIEYEFVEPRGEYEDFVVLC; encoded by the coding sequence GTGAAGGGACTTCACGCCTTTGTAAGTGGAAGGGTTCAGGGCGTTGGTTATAGAGCCTTCACAAGGAACAAAGCAAAATTGCTGGGATTAAAAGGTTTTGTTAGGAACCTTCCGGATGGAAGGGTAGAAGTTTACGCAGAAGGAGAAGAAGGGGCCTTAGAGGAGCTCCTTAACTACCTGAGAAAAGGTCCCATCTTAGCAAGAGTTGATAGCATAGAGTATGAGTTCGTAGAGCCAAGAGGGGAATATGAGGATTTTGTTGTTCTTTGTTAG
- a CDS encoding LysM peptidoglycan-binding domain-containing protein, translated as MRILLFFVSFLLLFSTAFADVIYKVKRGDTLGKIAQKFGVSVAEIKRVNRIKGSKIYVGQKLRIPVKKKRGESSSYIVYRVKRGDSLKKIAIKFGTTVSEIKRLNNLRGSTIYVGQKLKVPVKSAHRKSQGNRVRQSSSSGLAKVPVYKYYRVKRGDSVLKIAKKFRVSPRVIIRENHLKKPYIIRPGQKLKILVGYRDVLRLNRPIEFHFPLDGRVDPTVREKGYPGIFILGSPGEKVKAAETGMVKFAGKDERLLKAYGNVVILQHPEGYRTVYSNLNRVLVRPGQIVKRGETIGTAGTSGDWGRSGVYFEVSKVYNGKVYYLNPLEVLK; from the coding sequence ATGAGGATTTTGTTGTTCTTTGTTAGTTTCCTACTCCTTTTCTCAACTGCCTTTGCTGATGTTATATACAAGGTGAAAAGAGGGGATACCCTTGGAAAAATAGCCCAAAAATTTGGTGTTTCTGTTGCCGAAATAAAGAGGGTCAACAGGATTAAGGGTTCAAAAATATACGTTGGTCAAAAGCTTCGTATTCCTGTGAAGAAGAAAAGAGGAGAAAGTTCTTCTTACATTGTCTACAGAGTAAAGAGAGGAGATTCCCTCAAGAAGATTGCTATCAAGTTCGGAACGACTGTTTCAGAGATAAAACGCCTTAACAACCTTAGGGGTTCAACTATCTACGTAGGACAAAAACTGAAAGTGCCTGTTAAGTCTGCCCATAGAAAGAGTCAGGGTAATAGGGTTAGACAATCGTCCTCTTCAGGTCTTGCGAAAGTTCCAGTTTACAAGTACTACAGGGTAAAGAGGGGGGATTCGGTACTGAAGATAGCGAAGAAGTTTAGGGTGTCACCCCGTGTAATAATAAGGGAAAACCACCTTAAAAAGCCTTACATCATTCGTCCCGGCCAGAAATTGAAGATACTCGTTGGCTATAGAGACGTTCTCAGGCTAAACAGGCCTATAGAGTTTCACTTTCCACTTGACGGTAGGGTGGACCCTACCGTTAGGGAGAAGGGGTATCCGGGTATCTTTATCCTTGGGAGCCCCGGCGAGAAAGTTAAGGCTGCAGAGACTGGTATGGTTAAGTTTGCCGGTAAGGACGAGCGACTACTCAAGGCCTACGGCAACGTCGTTATACTACAGCATCCTGAGGGTTATAGAACCGTTTACAGTAATCTTAATAGAGTTCTTGTAAGGCCCGGACAAATAGTAAAGAGGGGCGAAACGATAGGAACTGCCGGAACGTCTGGAGATTGGGGAAGGAGCGGCGTTTACTTTGAGGTAAGCAAAGTTTACAACGGAAAGGTTTACTACCTTAACCCGTTGGAAGTTTTAAAGTAA
- a CDS encoding U32 family peptidase C-terminal domain-containing protein, whose translation MKKPEVLAPAGNLEKLKFAIDFGADAVYLGGKVFNLRAKAGNFTLEEMAEGIEYAHKRDKKVYVTLNAFARNRDFEQLERFVNEVKELKPDAFIVSDLGVLTTVKEIAPEIDVHISTQANVTNYRAVKVLKNLGAKRIVLARELNLEEIREIKERVPEMEIEVFVHGAMCMAYSGRCLLSNYLSYRNSNQGACSQSCRWKYYLVEEKRPGEFIPIEEDEHGTYIFNSKDLCALPILDELVEAGVDSLKIEGRMKSSYYVAVTTSVYRRAVDLLFEDREKFKEELPHLFEELEKVSHRPYTLGFLKGRNEILQHYETSSYIRNYKFLAIYRGGRWEIRNQLKVGDDVELFFPDASIQRTKIKGMRVLKEDFEETVNEAHPNQIAAIDFEEPLSLSENTILRMKKRDGD comes from the coding sequence ATGAAGAAACCTGAAGTTTTAGCACCGGCTGGAAACTTAGAAAAGCTCAAGTTTGCCATAGATTTTGGAGCAGACGCTGTTTACCTTGGAGGAAAGGTTTTCAACCTCAGGGCAAAGGCTGGCAACTTTACCTTAGAGGAAATGGCCGAAGGCATTGAGTATGCCCACAAGAGGGACAAGAAGGTTTACGTAACCCTTAACGCCTTTGCAAGGAACAGAGACTTTGAGCAGTTAGAAAGGTTTGTAAATGAAGTAAAAGAACTAAAGCCGGACGCTTTTATCGTTTCAGACCTCGGAGTTTTAACGACCGTAAAGGAGATAGCTCCAGAAATTGACGTTCACATCAGCACTCAGGCAAACGTTACAAACTACAGAGCCGTTAAAGTTTTAAAAAACTTGGGAGCTAAGAGAATTGTCCTTGCAAGGGAGCTAAACCTTGAAGAGATAAGGGAAATAAAAGAAAGAGTTCCTGAAATGGAAATAGAAGTCTTTGTTCACGGTGCAATGTGCATGGCCTACTCCGGAAGGTGTCTCCTCTCAAACTACCTCTCCTACAGGAACAGTAATCAAGGAGCATGTTCCCAGAGCTGTCGGTGGAAGTACTATTTGGTTGAGGAGAAAAGACCGGGAGAGTTCATTCCGATAGAGGAGGACGAACACGGAACTTACATCTTCAACTCAAAGGACCTGTGTGCCCTTCCCATTTTGGACGAACTTGTAGAGGCAGGAGTTGACTCTCTAAAAATAGAAGGAAGAATGAAGAGCTCCTACTACGTCGCCGTAACGACAAGTGTCTACAGGAGGGCAGTTGACCTTTTATTTGAAGATAGGGAAAAATTTAAAGAAGAGCTCCCCCACCTTTTTGAGGAGCTGGAAAAAGTAAGCCACAGGCCTTATACCCTCGGTTTTCTAAAAGGTAGAAACGAGATTCTCCAGCACTATGAAACGAGCTCCTACATAAGGAACTACAAGTTCTTAGCGATATACAGAGGTGGTAGGTGGGAGATAAGGAATCAGCTAAAAGTGGGAGATGATGTGGAGCTCTTCTTCCCAGATGCATCCATTCAAAGAACGAAAATAAAAGGAATGAGAGTGCTAAAAGAAGATTTTGAAGAAACCGTAAATGAAGCTCATCCGAATCAAATTGCTGCTATTGATTTTGAAGAACCGCTTTCTCTATCGGAAAATACTATCTTGAGAATGAAAAAAAGAGACGGGGACTAA
- the aroA gene encoding 3-phosphoshikimate 1-carboxyvinyltransferase codes for MKLELKGKALRGNLRVPSDKSISHRAIMLGSLNRGEVVVRNFLRSEDCLNTLKAFVELGVDISDNGDEILIKGKGKYSLKEPFNVIDLGNSGTSIRLISGILAGQPFYSVLTGDQYLRRRPMDRIAIPLREMGALIYGRESGKFPPLTILGRRPLNGINYKSPKASAQVKSAVLLAGLYTDEPVSVTEPAKSRDHTERMLSAFGVDVKIDGLTVSLGENRELSADLEIDVPADISSAAFFMVGAAITPNSEVTLRDVILNPTRTGILDVMKRMGVNLRIENVRQIGGEEVGDITVSYSPELKATVIEGEEIPRLIDELPVLALLATQAEGETVIKDAAELRVKESDRVKSTVENLKAIGALAEELPDGMVIRGKCKLKGGKVSSYGDHRIAMTFAIASLIAEEAVEIDDTECVATSYPGFFDDLRNLLE; via the coding sequence GTGAAGTTAGAGCTAAAGGGAAAGGCGTTAAGGGGTAACTTAAGAGTTCCTTCTGATAAGTCCATATCCCACAGAGCAATAATGCTCGGAAGTTTAAACAGAGGAGAAGTCGTTGTAAGGAATTTCCTGCGTTCAGAGGACTGTTTAAACACCCTTAAGGCCTTTGTGGAACTTGGAGTAGATATAAGCGATAACGGAGATGAGATTCTCATAAAAGGTAAAGGAAAGTATTCACTAAAAGAGCCTTTTAACGTTATAGACCTTGGAAACTCCGGAACGTCTATAAGGCTAATTTCGGGGATCCTTGCCGGTCAGCCCTTTTACTCCGTCCTCACCGGTGACCAGTACCTAAGAAGACGTCCCATGGACAGGATAGCAATCCCTCTAAGAGAAATGGGAGCTCTAATTTACGGTAGAGAGAGCGGCAAGTTTCCACCCCTTACGATTTTAGGCAGAAGACCTCTTAATGGAATTAACTACAAGAGTCCCAAGGCATCTGCTCAGGTAAAGTCTGCAGTTCTTTTGGCTGGACTCTACACAGACGAGCCGGTTTCAGTAACAGAGCCGGCAAAGAGTAGAGATCATACGGAAAGAATGCTCTCGGCTTTTGGAGTTGATGTAAAAATAGACGGTCTAACGGTCTCTTTAGGAGAAAATAGGGAGCTCTCAGCCGACTTGGAAATTGACGTTCCTGCCGATATATCATCTGCCGCCTTCTTTATGGTAGGAGCGGCAATTACCCCCAACTCCGAGGTTACCTTACGGGATGTAATACTCAACCCGACAAGGACGGGAATCTTAGACGTCATGAAAAGAATGGGGGTAAACCTTAGGATAGAAAATGTTCGCCAGATTGGTGGGGAAGAAGTTGGCGACATTACAGTATCTTACTCTCCAGAGCTTAAAGCAACAGTGATAGAAGGAGAAGAAATTCCACGTTTAATTGACGAACTCCCTGTCCTTGCCCTCCTTGCAACGCAGGCAGAAGGTGAAACCGTAATTAAGGACGCCGCAGAGCTCCGCGTTAAAGAGAGCGATCGCGTAAAGTCAACCGTTGAGAACCTAAAAGCAATCGGAGCTCTCGCAGAAGAACTTCCAGACGGGATGGTAATCAGGGGAAAGTGCAAGCTAAAAGGGGGAAAAGTTTCCTCTTACGGCGACCACCGAATAGCCATGACCTTTGCGATAGCCTCCCTCATTGCAGAGGAAGCTGTTGAAATAGACGATACGGAATGCGTTGCCACATCCTACCCGGGATTTTTTGACGACCTGAGAAATCTCTTAGAGTAG
- a CDS encoding N-acetylmuramoyl-L-alanine amidase family protein produces MLNRRDILKALAGGSLFAFLEEAEAKKRTPIIRKIRCSSNEERTRIVFDCTGKVERKDIETKLKGNTLWLTVRNVRANHLVRKLRSSLVSRAEVIPINSRLVRIKILMKDPHKFKVFALRACRGKPFRIVVDVLSDFMITECETRKPKKRIVVIDPGHGGKDPGAVWPINSYHPRIKEKDITLSIALRVRRILKEYPNIEVIMTRTRDVYVPLLKRAEIAAKACADAFVSIHADSMPNFPDWSGVTVFKASPGLFAKAQLVAKKVAQKVRLCNDVMCWSISPLLINMATTVTFVESARLAETIVESLKAHVNEDLVNGIRDMRRNILVLKTPGRPAILIESGFLTNPKDRKRLVQSWYQEEVARGIARGIVKYFESLNTVAYVKE; encoded by the coding sequence ATGCTAAACAGGAGGGACATTCTAAAAGCCCTTGCAGGCGGAAGTTTATTTGCCTTCTTAGAAGAGGCAGAGGCTAAGAAACGTACTCCAATTATCAGGAAAATTCGTTGCTCATCAAACGAGGAAAGAACGAGAATCGTTTTTGACTGCACCGGCAAGGTAGAGCGAAAAGATATAGAAACAAAGTTAAAAGGAAACACTCTCTGGCTTACAGTCAGGAACGTAAGGGCGAACCACCTTGTAAGGAAGCTAAGGAGCTCCCTCGTATCAAGGGCAGAAGTCATCCCTATAAACAGCCGCTTAGTCAGGATAAAAATCCTTATGAAAGATCCTCACAAGTTTAAGGTGTTCGCTTTAAGAGCGTGCAGAGGCAAACCCTTTAGAATAGTCGTTGACGTCCTGTCAGACTTTATGATAACCGAATGCGAAACGAGAAAACCGAAAAAAAGAATCGTCGTCATAGACCCCGGTCACGGAGGCAAAGACCCCGGAGCTGTCTGGCCTATTAATTCTTACCATCCAAGAATAAAAGAAAAGGACATAACCCTTTCAATAGCCCTGAGGGTTAGAAGGATTTTGAAAGAGTATCCCAACATAGAAGTAATCATGACGAGAACGAGGGACGTTTACGTCCCTCTTCTAAAGAGAGCTGAAATAGCTGCAAAAGCTTGCGCAGATGCCTTTGTAAGCATCCACGCAGACTCCATGCCGAACTTCCCCGACTGGAGTGGCGTAACGGTCTTTAAGGCATCCCCGGGACTTTTCGCTAAAGCTCAGCTTGTCGCGAAAAAAGTCGCCCAAAAAGTTAGACTCTGCAACGATGTTATGTGCTGGAGTATCAGTCCACTCCTCATTAACATGGCAACAACCGTAACCTTTGTTGAAAGCGCAAGGCTGGCAGAAACGATAGTGGAGAGCCTAAAGGCCCACGTTAACGAGGACCTCGTTAACGGCATTCGGGATATGAGGAGGAACATCCTCGTCCTTAAAACACCCGGAAGACCGGCTATTCTTATTGAATCTGGTTTCCTGACAAACCCAAAGGACAGGAAAAGACTCGTCCAGAGCTGGTATCAGGAAGAAGTTGCAAGAGGCATCGCCAGAGGAATCGTCAAGTACTTTGAATCCCTAAACACAGTAGCATACGTAAAGGAGTGA
- a CDS encoding bacterio-opsin activator gives MVIQVEPREVDYDTLALRVFLKALEIIGGPRKLFEYRNLTWIPSLMEASYAVVLKEEGLKTEDEIAEFLGLTKQTVRNMLSADPELVLMKLQGELESKDVKVHTAGGLAKLAYKEVKAGNDYVPFVVSVCETFVAKLLGIVWPVEVLTAIKGMDFPLQEEQKEELKSRLAGIKVKDVPATTLVDRIEFPIRNPAELLHKLSEAVKG, from the coding sequence ATGGTCATTCAGGTTGAGCCGAGGGAGGTTGATTACGATACCCTTGCTTTGAGGGTTTTCCTTAAAGCCCTTGAAATCATAGGGGGGCCGAGGAAGCTCTTTGAGTACAGGAACCTCACTTGGATACCGAGCTTGATGGAAGCATCTTACGCAGTTGTTCTGAAAGAGGAAGGCTTAAAGACTGAGGACGAGATTGCCGAGTTCTTAGGCCTTACGAAACAGACTGTGAGGAACATGCTCTCTGCAGACCCTGAGCTTGTCCTTATGAAGCTTCAGGGAGAGCTTGAGAGTAAGGACGTAAAGGTTCACACTGCCGGTGGACTTGCAAAACTGGCTTACAAGGAGGTTAAGGCCGGTAACGACTACGTTCCTTTTGTCGTTTCTGTCTGTGAGACCTTTGTGGCAAAGCTCTTGGGTATTGTGTGGCCTGTAGAGGTTCTTACCGCTATTAAGGGTATGGACTTTCCCTTACAGGAGGAGCAGAAGGAAGAGCTTAAGAGCAGGCTGGCCGGCATTAAGGTAAAGGATGTTCCGGCAACTACTCTGGTTGACAGAATAGAGTTCCCCATTAGGAATCCGGCAGAGCTCCTCCACAAGCTCTCAGAGGCTGTCAAGGGGTAA